ACCTGCTAAAGGCCCGTTATTTACAATTAAATTCACTTGAGGAGTCGGTTGGTTCTGAATAGATGCTGACGCAGTTCCATCAGTTGTCGGTGTAAAGTTATACCATACCCCTCTTGCACCTGCATTATCACAGCCAGCTGGTGTACCACCGGCTTCACTAGTAGCAGCAGGCATAGCCACAGCTGGGTCTGTATAAGGACATCCTATCTCATCAACATCAATAGAATTAGCAATTTCATCATTCGGTGGTGGTATTGGAGTACACTGAATATCTAATTCAAAGTTTCCGGTTGCGCCACCAAATCCATGTACTAATATAAGGAAGGTCGTATTTCCATCACTTTGGAAAGAAACTTCAGACTGTAATCCACAAGTATCATCATTTCCTACAACACAAGTTAACGGTGGTGCACCACAGTCTCCTGTATACACAGATAGTTTAGCATCATAGTCCGTTGTACCCGTACACATTGTAATGGTAATATCGGTTACTAAACCTGTGTTGTCTGTAAGTACATACCAAACACCAGGAGAAGTTACTCCTGTATCACACAATGGTGCTACAGCTGAATCGATGGTCGCATCAATAGTAGTACCTGAAATAAAATCACCACAACTAACGGCAATTGCATTAGCACATAAATCGTTTGATGGTGGTGGTGGTGCAGGAACACACGATACTGCCATACTAAAGGCTCCGGTTGCTCCTCCAAATCCTTCAACAGCTATATAATAGGTAGAAGTACCGTTAGAGGTAAATGTCAATTCAGACTGTAAGCCACAGAAATCATCGTTAGTAGCTACCTGAGCTCCGCCACAGGCATCAAACACAGTTAATCGTGAATCGAATCCGGTACCGCCATCACAAAGTGATAAGGTAACATACTCAAAAGAACCAGAACCGGTAAACTCGAACCACTCATCGGGAGAGGTATCAAATCCACCTTGATCTGTATTATCGGAAGTATCACCTAAATAGGTGTTACCACATGAAACTTCAGTAGCATTAGCACAATCATCGTTATCCGCTACCGGACCTGCACCAGAAATACTTGCCCAAGCAACTTGATTGGTTCCTCCCGGAGTAGTGCCTCCTAAAACACCTAGAAGTGTGGTTGCACCGGTTCCTGTATTAAATGATCTCCATTCTCCTAAAAATGCTCCATTATTAAATGCTGCCAGATAAATTGTATCGGTGTTAGGGTCCCAAGTCATTCCTTGACCGAAGTTACCGTCAAAGCCGGTAGGTCCTAATAATGTGGCAGCTCCTGTTGCCAGGTTTATTGAATATGAATTATCATCAACAATATCGTAAGTATAAGCCTCTCCTGCACCATTAATAGCCAATGCAATTGCAAGTCCTGCACTTCCTAATGGGCCTACGGCCGTAGCAGAAGGAACGCCCGGGTCTACCGTATATAAGGTAGTTCCATCAACTCCATATAGCACTCCATCAACTGGATTGAATTCAAGACCATTTAATCCTCCTGGTAATCCAACATTTCCAAGAGAAGTATAAACTCCGGTAGTAATATCTACGGAAAAGATACCTCCAACATTATTTACTACGATAGCGGTATTTGGATTATTAGGATCAATCGCACCTGATCCTTCGAAGTTTGGACCTACTGTACCAGCCGGACCAACATTGTTTAAAACATCAGGAGTGGTAGGATCAAAATTAATGAACATCTCAGGGGCCGGGAACGTAAGTGCTCCATAAGCCAATCCTGTGCCACCACCGCCGCCACCGGCTTCGTCTCCTACTATATTCATAACAAATGAATTATTCAATCCAAAAGCAGCGAATAAATCGGTTGGGGTATTGGCACCACAATCCGGAGCCGTAATCCAAGAAGGACCTGTTTGTCCATCTAAATTACATCCAAGGAAAAATGAAGTAGAGCCATTACCTACAATTGCTAGTTCGTAAATCATATGTAAACCGGCAGGAATAGTTGCACTAATAGGAACTGAAACAACAGTACCGGCATCACCGGGAACTGCATTATAAACGGTTGTTCCCTCAAGTGTCAATGCACCTCCTGGCCAAGCTCCAACTATTGAATAGATATTTACAGTAACAGGGAAATTTGAAGAAATTGTTTCAATCCCAAATTCTGCACTAGTTACTTCAAAATCTCCGCTAATTCCAAAGGTCGATAGATCAAAATCTCTGAAAAAGCTATTATTATTTGCAATACCTCCTGTATTACAAGTAATTCCATCACCCGGATTAATAGTTTGCGTAACACTATGTGTAATCACAACAGCAGCTGCTTCTTGCAGCCCGTCACCAAGTGTAGCCGATCCGGCTGGTAAATTAAAAATTGGTGTGCCCGTTCTTCGAGATCCTAAGAAAGAATCTCCTCCTGTAGGAGCATAAATTACCGGACTACTATTAGGAATAACCTTTCTTTTTGAAAAGTGTTCCTTGAGCTTTTGCTGCTCAGAGGCTGTAAAAAAATCGGAAATACTTCCAGTTTGATTCCCGACTTGGGAATACTTTTTTAACAAATCATCCATCGTGGACGATGGACGTAATTCTTGCGCACTTAAAGTTGTCGTGAGACAAATCAATAAGCACCATAGGAAAGTAATTTTTCTCATAATTAATAGATTAGTTAATATTCTATTAAAAATAGGAAAAAAAACATTACCATTCATACAAATTTCGACAAGCTACAGTTTTTTTTTCGACGAAGTCGGAATTCACCCGCAAAAACAGTAAAAACCTTAATCCGAGCGCCTTCTAA
This genomic stretch from Ulvibacter sp. MAR_2010_11 harbors:
- a CDS encoding PA domain-containing protein; translated protein: MRKITFLWCLLICLTTTLSAQELRPSSTMDDLLKKYSQVGNQTGSISDFFTASEQQKLKEHFSKRKVIPNSSPVIYAPTGGDSFLGSRRTGTPIFNLPAGSATLGDGLQEAAAVVITHSVTQTINPGDGITCNTGGIANNNSFFRDFDLSTFGISGDFEVTSAEFGIETISSNFPVTVNIYSIVGAWPGGALTLEGTTVYNAVPGDAGTVVSVPISATIPAGLHMIYELAIVGNGSTSFFLGCNLDGQTGPSWITAPDCGANTPTDLFAAFGLNNSFVMNIVGDEAGGGGGGTGLAYGALTFPAPEMFINFDPTTPDVLNNVGPAGTVGPNFEGSGAIDPNNPNTAIVVNNVGGIFSVDITTGVYTSLGNVGLPGGLNGLEFNPVDGVLYGVDGTTLYTVDPGVPSATAVGPLGSAGLAIALAINGAGEAYTYDIVDDNSYSINLATGAATLLGPTGFDGNFGQGMTWDPNTDTIYLAAFNNGAFLGEWRSFNTGTGATTLLGVLGGTTPGGTNQVAWASISGAGPVADNDDCANATEVSCGNTYLGDTSDNTDQGGFDTSPDEWFEFTGSGSFEYVTLSLCDGGTGFDSRLTVFDACGGAQVATNDDFCGLQSELTFTSNGTSTYYIAVEGFGGATGAFSMAVSCVPAPPPPSNDLCANAIAVSCGDFISGTTIDATIDSAVAPLCDTGVTSPGVWYVLTDNTGLVTDITITMCTGTTDYDAKLSVYTGDCGAPPLTCVVGNDDTCGLQSEVSFQSDGNTTFLILVHGFGGATGNFELDIQCTPIPPPNDEIANSIDVDEIGCPYTDPAVAMPAATSEAGGTPAGCDNAGARGVWYNFTPTTDGTASASIQNQPTPQVNLIVNNGPLAGYYAAVPASFGGTLTTFPLTQDTAVVIDDNSGGGTDENDACDPVTNGGALAGKIAIVRRGSCEFGAKALAAEMAGAIAVIVVNNNPDPPIVMGGGAVGDQVTIPAVMVADVFGEALIAEVLGGGTVNATLVMLFQQFSSITFYTAPDENAVETDLVLVDYWDNQCAPGTSASIPTVAGQTYYVYAVNHGGIADIFIECDVLDVEDNVIAGFSFYPNPADDVLNLTAVNIIESATIYNMLGQKVVDQNIEATTSQLNISNLATGSYVMKVTVNGHVGTYKLLKK